A genomic segment from Luteibacter aegosomatis encodes:
- the dnaE gene encoding DNA polymerase III subunit alpha — protein sequence MSVRFAHLHLHSEYSLVDSTIRIKQLIAACSRAGMPAVALTDDSNLFGLVKFYKQCTAAGIKPIGGCDIWVSSPDDPRPWRLTLICQNRDGYLNLSRLVSRAWREGQGSGRPLVDATWMTPDAMHGLIAIAGRESEVARVALGAGVVAAGARLATLRRLFPERLYLELTRTNRENEEHWIRAALALAGEHELPVIASNDVRFLEREGFESHEARTCINQGRVLADPKRPREYSEEQFFKSAEDMAELFADIPEALENTVELARRCNLELTFGTYYLPNFPVPEGHTLDTFIREQAQNGLEERLATNPLAPGKTREEYQARLDREVDVIIRMGFPGYFLIVADFINWGKQNGIPVGPGRGSGAGSLVAWVLKITDLDPLKFDLLFERFLNPERVSMPDFDIDFCMDRRDEVIDYVSRKYGRDHVSQIITYGSMAAKAVLRDSGRVLGMGYGQVDRLAKLIPARPLDLTLSCALGRSEKAKKEPERIVREFCDIYENEEESRTLIDLALSLEGLTRNAGKHAGGVVIAPTPLTDFAPLYCEPSGEGVVTQYDKDDVEAVGLVKFDFLGLRTLTIIDWAVKAINKRRAVEGVEPLNIDTLPLDDPKVYDLLKKAQTVAVFQLESRGMQGMLKDAQADRFEDIIALVALYRPGPMDLIPSFCARKHGKETVEYPDPRVEPILKETYGIMVYQEQVMQMAQIVGGYTLGGADLLRRAMGKKKAEEMVKHRATFREGAAKDGIDGDKADAIFDLMEKFAGYGFNKSHAAAYALVSYQTAWLKAHYPAEFMAATISSDMDNTEKVVTFLDETRAIGIKVLPPDVNASEWMFEAVEPRVVRYGLGAIKGVGQGICEEIAAERKARGPFRGLVDFCQRIGSNKLNKRVMEALVQSGALDALGENRATLLMHIPEAMRAADQEAKNRASGQVDIFGSAFGAAEAPSIIELSGSVPEWPLEQLLQGEHDTLGHYLSGHPTDPWQAELAQLSSCPIGEIPQRYQPPKPRRNDDEEGSRFRRGPETPWTVAGMVVGMRKRGDSDAFVQIEDATGLLETSFFREVFTEAAPLLTRGNMIVIEGGLRIDDFAGGYQLRARKAYSLSDAMEHFTRLLTLRLNGVGPDFPQHLKQALMGYRGGRTTLMLSGYRNAVAQASMELGDAWRVRALPDLVRTLRALPGVLGTELRLVRPAD from the coding sequence ATGTCCGTCCGCTTCGCCCATCTCCACCTGCACAGCGAATACTCGCTGGTCGACTCCACCATCCGCATCAAGCAATTGATCGCGGCGTGTTCGCGTGCCGGCATGCCGGCGGTGGCGCTCACCGACGACAGCAACCTGTTCGGCCTGGTGAAGTTCTACAAGCAATGCACGGCGGCGGGCATCAAGCCCATCGGCGGCTGCGACATCTGGGTATCGAGCCCCGACGATCCGCGCCCCTGGCGGCTCACCCTGATCTGCCAGAACCGCGACGGTTACCTCAACCTCTCACGGCTGGTGTCGCGGGCGTGGCGCGAAGGCCAGGGCAGCGGACGGCCGCTGGTGGACGCCACCTGGATGACGCCGGACGCCATGCACGGCCTGATCGCCATCGCCGGTCGCGAAAGCGAAGTGGCCCGCGTGGCGCTGGGTGCCGGCGTGGTCGCCGCGGGCGCCCGCCTGGCCACGCTGCGACGACTGTTCCCCGAACGCCTCTACCTCGAACTCACGCGCACGAACCGCGAAAACGAAGAACACTGGATCCGCGCCGCGCTGGCACTGGCCGGCGAGCACGAACTGCCCGTCATCGCCAGCAACGACGTGCGCTTCCTCGAACGCGAGGGTTTCGAATCGCACGAAGCGCGCACGTGCATCAACCAGGGCCGCGTGCTCGCCGATCCCAAGCGTCCGCGCGAATACAGCGAAGAACAGTTCTTCAAGTCGGCCGAGGACATGGCCGAGCTGTTCGCCGATATTCCCGAGGCACTGGAAAACACCGTCGAACTGGCCCGGCGCTGCAACCTCGAACTCACCTTCGGCACGTATTACCTGCCGAACTTCCCCGTGCCCGAGGGCCATACCCTCGACACCTTCATCCGCGAGCAGGCGCAGAACGGCCTGGAAGAACGCCTCGCCACCAACCCGCTCGCGCCGGGCAAAACCCGCGAGGAATACCAGGCGCGCCTCGACCGCGAGGTCGACGTCATCATCCGCATGGGCTTCCCCGGCTACTTCCTGATCGTGGCCGACTTCATCAACTGGGGTAAGCAGAACGGCATCCCGGTGGGCCCGGGACGCGGTTCGGGCGCGGGCTCGCTGGTGGCGTGGGTGCTCAAGATCACCGACCTCGACCCGCTGAAGTTCGACCTGCTGTTCGAGCGATTCCTCAATCCCGAACGCGTGTCGATGCCCGACTTCGACATCGACTTCTGCATGGATCGCCGCGACGAGGTGATCGACTACGTATCGCGCAAGTACGGTCGCGACCACGTCAGCCAGATCATCACCTACGGTTCGATGGCCGCGAAGGCCGTGCTTCGCGACTCCGGTCGCGTGCTCGGCATGGGTTACGGCCAGGTCGATCGCCTCGCCAAGCTGATTCCGGCTCGCCCGCTAGACCTCACGCTCTCCTGCGCGCTGGGCCGTTCGGAGAAGGCGAAGAAGGAGCCCGAGCGCATCGTCCGAGAATTCTGCGACATCTACGAAAACGAGGAAGAATCGCGCACGCTGATCGACCTCGCGCTCAGCCTCGAAGGCCTCACCCGCAACGCCGGCAAGCACGCCGGCGGCGTGGTGATCGCGCCCACGCCGCTCACCGACTTCGCCCCGCTCTATTGCGAACCCAGCGGCGAAGGCGTGGTCACGCAATACGACAAGGACGATGTCGAGGCGGTGGGCCTGGTGAAGTTCGACTTCCTCGGCCTGCGCACGCTCACGATCATCGACTGGGCCGTGAAGGCGATCAACAAGCGCCGCGCCGTCGAAGGCGTGGAGCCGCTGAACATCGACACGCTACCGCTGGACGATCCGAAGGTCTACGACCTGCTCAAGAAGGCGCAGACCGTCGCCGTCTTCCAGCTCGAATCGCGCGGCATGCAGGGCATGCTCAAGGACGCCCAGGCCGACCGCTTCGAGGACATCATCGCGCTGGTGGCATTGTATCGCCCCGGTCCCATGGACCTCATCCCCAGCTTCTGCGCGCGAAAGCACGGCAAGGAAACGGTGGAATACCCCGATCCGCGCGTCGAGCCCATCCTGAAAGAGACCTACGGCATCATGGTCTACCAGGAGCAGGTGATGCAGATGGCGCAGATCGTGGGTGGCTACACCCTCGGCGGCGCAGACCTGCTTCGCCGTGCCATGGGCAAGAAAAAAGCCGAGGAGATGGTGAAGCACCGCGCGACCTTCCGCGAAGGTGCCGCGAAGGACGGCATCGACGGCGACAAGGCCGATGCCATCTTCGACCTCATGGAGAAGTTCGCCGGCTACGGCTTCAACAAGTCGCACGCCGCCGCCTACGCGCTGGTCTCCTACCAGACCGCCTGGCTGAAGGCGCATTATCCCGCCGAGTTCATGGCCGCGACCATTTCCTCGGACATGGACAACACCGAGAAGGTGGTCACCTTCCTCGACGAGACGCGCGCCATCGGCATCAAGGTGCTGCCGCCCGACGTCAACGCCTCCGAATGGATGTTCGAGGCGGTGGAACCGCGCGTGGTGCGTTACGGCCTGGGCGCCATCAAGGGCGTGGGCCAGGGCATCTGCGAGGAAATCGCCGCCGAGCGCAAGGCCCGCGGCCCGTTCCGCGGGCTGGTCGATTTCTGCCAGCGCATCGGCTCGAACAAGCTCAACAAGCGCGTGATGGAAGCCCTGGTGCAGTCCGGCGCACTCGATGCACTGGGCGAAAACCGCGCCACGCTGCTGATGCACATTCCCGAAGCGATGCGCGCCGCCGACCAGGAAGCCAAGAACCGTGCTTCCGGCCAGGTGGACATCTTCGGCAGCGCCTTCGGCGCGGCCGAGGCGCCGAGCATCATCGAGCTATCCGGCTCGGTGCCCGAATGGCCGCTCGAGCAGTTGCTGCAGGGTGAGCACGATACGCTCGGCCATTACCTGTCCGGCCATCCCACCGATCCGTGGCAGGCCGAACTGGCGCAGTTGTCGAGCTGCCCCATCGGCGAAATTCCCCAGCGTTACCAGCCGCCGAAGCCGCGTCGCAACGACGACGAGGAAGGCAGCCGCTTCCGCCGCGGCCCCGAGACGCCCTGGACCGTTGCCGGCATGGTGGTGGGCATGCGCAAGCGCGGCGACAGCGACGCCTTCGTGCAGATCGAGGATGCCACGGGCCTGCTCGAGACCAGCTTCTTCCGCGAAGTGTTCACCGAGGCCGCGCCGCTACTCACGCGCGGCAACATGATCGTGATCGAAGGCGGCCTGCGCATCGACGACTTCGCCGGCGGCTACCAGTTGCGCGCGCGCAAGGCGTATTCGCTGTCCGACGCGATGGAGCACTTTACCCGCCTGCTCACGCTGCGCCTCAACGGCGTGGGCCCCGATTTCCCGCAGCACCTCAAGCAGGCGCTGATGGGTTATCGCGGCGGCCGCACCACGTTGATGCTGTCCGGCTACCGCAACGCCGTGGCACAGGCCAGCATGGAACTGGGCGACGCCTGGCGCGTACGCGCCCTGCCCGACCTCGTGCGCACCCTTCGCGCCCTGCCGGGCGTACTCGGCACCGAACTGCGCCTCGTACGCCCGGCGGATTGA
- a CDS encoding acetyl-CoA carboxylase carboxyltransferase subunit alpha — MNPNFLDFEQPIAELEAKIEELRHASSGQAFNIDEEVGRLREKLKLKTAEIFRNLTPWQISQLSRHPARPYTLDYIQGMCEEFHELKGDRMFADDQAIVGGLARINGRSIMIVGHQKGRDTKSKVKRNFGMPRPEGYRKALRLFKTAERFGIPVFTFIDTAGAWPGINAEERGQSEAIARNLLEMAELRVPVICTVTGEGGSGGALAIGVGDRTLMLQYSTYSVITPEGCASILWKSADKAKDAAEVMGLTATRLLENGLIDKIVREPLGGAHRNPQSMAVRLKAVLLNQLDALEAQPIDTLLENRYHRLRGYGAFTE, encoded by the coding sequence ATGAATCCCAACTTCCTCGATTTCGAACAACCCATTGCCGAACTGGAAGCGAAGATCGAAGAACTCCGCCACGCCAGCAGCGGGCAGGCGTTCAACATCGACGAGGAAGTGGGCCGCCTCCGTGAAAAGCTCAAGCTGAAGACCGCCGAGATCTTCCGCAACCTCACGCCGTGGCAGATCAGCCAGCTCTCGCGCCACCCGGCGCGTCCGTACACGCTCGACTATATCCAGGGCATGTGCGAGGAGTTCCACGAGCTCAAGGGCGATCGGATGTTCGCCGACGACCAGGCCATCGTGGGCGGCCTCGCCCGCATCAATGGCCGTTCGATCATGATCGTGGGCCACCAGAAGGGCCGCGACACCAAGTCGAAGGTCAAGCGCAACTTCGGCATGCCGCGTCCCGAGGGGTATCGCAAGGCGCTGCGCCTGTTCAAGACGGCCGAGCGCTTCGGCATTCCCGTATTCACCTTCATCGATACCGCGGGCGCCTGGCCGGGCATCAACGCCGAGGAGCGCGGCCAGTCCGAGGCCATCGCGCGCAACCTGCTCGAAATGGCCGAACTGCGCGTGCCGGTGATCTGCACGGTGACCGGCGAAGGCGGCTCGGGCGGTGCCCTGGCCATCGGCGTGGGCGATCGCACGCTCATGCTGCAGTACTCCACCTATTCGGTCATCACGCCCGAGGGCTGCGCGTCCATCCTGTGGAAGAGCGCCGACAAGGCGAAGGACGCCGCCGAGGTCATGGGCCTCACGGCCACGCGCCTGCTCGAGAACGGCCTCATCGACAAGATCGTCCGCGAACCGCTGGGCGGCGCCCACCGCAATCCGCAATCGATGGCCGTGCGCCTGAAGGCCGTGCTGCTCAACCAGCTCGACGCGCTGGAGGCCCAGCCCATCGACACCCTGCTCGAAAACCGCTACCACCGCCTGCGCGGGTACGGGGCGTTCACCGAGTAA
- a CDS encoding NYN domain-containing protein, producing MANDVTDKLAVLIDADNARPAIVDGLLAEVAKYGTAHVKRIYGDWTGPNLNGWKSALLDHSIQPIQQFAYTSGKNATDSSMIIDAMDLLYSERFDAFCIVSSDSDFTRLASRIREAGLIVYGFGEQKTPKAFVRACDKFIYTEVLIHASSGENDAPPAPRSTNELRSDTRLMNLLRNAISAASDESGWALLSRIGGILSKQEPDFDSRNYGHPKLSGLIQHIGLFEMEERESGNARHLYVRLRGKGK from the coding sequence ATGGCCAACGACGTCACCGACAAGCTCGCCGTGCTGATCGACGCCGACAACGCGCGACCCGCCATCGTGGACGGACTGCTCGCCGAAGTGGCGAAGTACGGCACGGCGCACGTCAAGCGCATCTACGGCGACTGGACCGGGCCCAACCTCAACGGCTGGAAGAGTGCGCTGCTCGATCATTCCATCCAGCCTATTCAGCAGTTCGCCTATACGTCGGGCAAGAACGCCACCGATTCGTCCATGATCATCGATGCCATGGACTTGCTCTATTCGGAGCGCTTCGATGCGTTCTGCATCGTATCCAGCGACAGCGACTTCACCCGACTCGCCTCACGCATTCGGGAAGCCGGATTGATCGTATACGGATTCGGCGAACAGAAAACGCCGAAGGCTTTCGTCCGGGCGTGCGACAAGTTCATCTACACCGAGGTGCTCATCCATGCGTCGAGCGGCGAGAACGACGCTCCTCCCGCGCCCCGCTCAACGAACGAATTGCGCAGCGACACCCGGTTGATGAATCTTCTGCGCAATGCGATCTCCGCGGCATCGGACGAAAGCGGGTGGGCCTTGCTGAGTCGGATCGGCGGCATTCTCAGCAAGCAAGAGCCAGACTTCGATTCCCGCAATTACGGCCATCCAAAGCTCAGTGGGCTCATCCAGCACATTGGCTTGTTTGAGATGGAAGAGCGTGAATCGGGCAATGCCAGGCACCTCTACGTACGCCTGCGCGGCAAGGGCAAATGA
- the tilS gene encoding tRNA lysidine(34) synthetase TilS yields the protein MSRTLSEHLIAAFDGEADAPLVVAYSGGPDSTALLHAIATLPRRPSLRAVHVDHGLHAESGLWAMHCRRFCESLDVPLEVVRVSVDLSRGEGMEAAARRARRAAFVAQLRPGERLLLAHHRDDQVETVLLKLLRGAGPEGLGGMRERRPLGAGEQWRPLLDLPREALAAHVARHALDTVHDPSNDDPRVARAFLRASVMPALAELWPQASRSIVHSARLCREAADTLREAWMPALAELKARDGSLDAAGWLLLPEALRWPVLDQWLHEAGLQAPTGAQRDALERQVREAGADRLPQIGWLDTEVRLWRGRLWALPRLAPFAAGWETRWHGEPIDLPGGGTLSLGDGRLGHPLLVRYRRGGETLRPAGDRHTRELRDLFQRGGVPPWGRPRVPIVTGEDGRILAVGDRWLSEEAVGMFEAVGGGLRWTR from the coding sequence ATGAGCCGCACGCTGTCCGAACACCTCATCGCCGCCTTCGACGGCGAGGCCGATGCGCCCCTCGTGGTGGCCTACAGCGGCGGTCCGGATTCCACCGCCCTGCTCCACGCCATCGCCACGCTCCCGCGCCGCCCGTCGCTGCGTGCCGTGCACGTGGATCACGGCCTCCATGCCGAGAGCGGTCTGTGGGCGATGCATTGCCGCCGCTTCTGCGAATCGCTCGACGTGCCGCTCGAGGTGGTGCGCGTGAGCGTCGACCTGAGTCGCGGCGAAGGCATGGAGGCCGCCGCGCGCCGTGCCCGGCGGGCCGCGTTCGTGGCCCAACTCAGGCCGGGCGAACGCTTGTTGCTCGCCCATCACCGCGACGACCAGGTGGAGACCGTCCTGCTCAAGCTGCTGCGCGGTGCCGGGCCGGAAGGCCTCGGCGGCATGCGCGAGCGGCGTCCGCTGGGGGCGGGCGAGCAATGGCGCCCGCTGCTCGATCTGCCGCGTGAGGCGCTGGCCGCCCACGTGGCGCGGCACGCCCTCGACACCGTGCATGACCCCTCCAACGACGATCCGCGCGTGGCGCGGGCGTTCCTGCGCGCCAGCGTGATGCCCGCGCTGGCCGAACTCTGGCCGCAGGCGTCGCGAAGCATCGTGCACAGCGCACGGCTGTGCCGCGAGGCCGCGGACACGCTGCGCGAGGCCTGGATGCCCGCGCTCGCCGAGTTGAAGGCGCGGGACGGCAGCCTCGACGCCGCCGGCTGGCTCCTGCTTCCCGAGGCGTTGCGATGGCCGGTACTCGACCAATGGCTGCACGAGGCGGGCCTGCAGGCACCCACCGGCGCCCAGCGCGACGCATTGGAACGGCAGGTGCGCGAAGCCGGCGCCGACCGCCTGCCGCAGATCGGATGGCTCGATACCGAAGTGCGCCTGTGGCGGGGGCGGCTCTGGGCCTTGCCCCGGCTAGCGCCGTTCGCGGCGGGCTGGGAAACCCGGTGGCATGGCGAGCCGATCGATCTGCCGGGGGGTGGCACCCTGTCGTTGGGCGACGGCCGCCTGGGCCATCCGCTGTTGGTGCGCTATCGCCGTGGTGGCGAGACCCTGCGGCCCGCGGGCGACCGCCATACGCGCGAGCTGCGCGACCTGTTCCAGCGTGGCGGCGTGCCGCCGTGGGGGCGACCGCGCGTGCCCATTGTGACCGGCGAAGACGGCCGGATCCTGGCCGTCGGCGATCGGTGGCTGAGCGAGGAGGCCGTGGGGATGTTCGAGGCGGTCGGGGGGGGGCTTCGTTGGACGCGCTAG
- a CDS encoding cupin domain-containing protein: MNSKTTLAALALAVVAASAHAQQTSSAKADTLVKTESSWNGVPYTSYPGGRPELTLLKMTIPAHTALPWHTHPNPNAAYVLSGSITVEDKASGKKQTFHAGEAFAEEVGQVHRGVTGDEPAVLVITYSGVKGTPTFVPEKGEKPEY; encoded by the coding sequence ATGAATTCGAAGACCACCCTGGCGGCGCTGGCGCTGGCCGTCGTTGCCGCCTCCGCCCACGCCCAGCAGACCTCGTCGGCGAAAGCCGACACCCTGGTCAAGACCGAGTCGTCCTGGAACGGCGTTCCCTACACGTCGTATCCGGGCGGCCGTCCCGAGCTGACCCTGCTGAAGATGACCATCCCCGCGCACACGGCGTTGCCCTGGCATACCCATCCGAACCCGAACGCGGCCTACGTGCTCTCCGGGTCGATTACCGTGGAAGACAAGGCGTCGGGAAAGAAGCAGACCTTCCACGCGGGCGAGGCGTTCGCGGAGGAGGTGGGGCAGGTGCATCGCGGCGTCACCGGCGACGAGCCGGCGGTGCTGGTGATCACCTATTCGGGGGTAAAGGGCACGCCGACGTTCGTCCCGGAGAAGGGCGAGAAGCCCGAATATTGA
- a CDS encoding exodeoxyribonuclease VII small subunit — MPKSSDTPVPASSIAEFEHSLDELEQLVTRMEGGELSLDESLKSFERGIGLYRHCQTALEQAELRVRLLLDPESPDSAAPFDSSRTD; from the coding sequence ATGCCGAAGTCCTCCGACACTCCCGTACCCGCGTCGTCCATCGCCGAGTTCGAGCACTCGCTCGACGAGCTCGAACAACTGGTCACGCGCATGGAGGGTGGGGAACTCAGCCTCGACGAGTCGCTGAAGTCGTTCGAGCGCGGCATCGGCCTCTATCGCCATTGCCAGACGGCGTTGGAGCAGGCCGAGTTGCGCGTGCGCCTGCTGCTCGACCCCGAATCCCCCGATAGCGCAGCCCCCTTTGATTCCTCCCGCACCGACTGA
- the ispA gene encoding (2E,6E)-farnesyl diphosphate synthase, with protein sequence MIPPAPTDLPAHLKALAGRADDALARALPGENDPPVELHRAMRYAVLGGGKRIRPLLVYAAGHALGIDDARLDAPACAVEIIHAYSLVHDDLPAMDDDALRRGRPTCHIVFGEAMAILAGDALQALAFEILAHDEAGIDAHARIAMLRALGAACGAEGMAGGQAFDLSAVGKRLTLGELERMHAYKTGALIRASVKLGALAAGCRDDDLLDRLDRYGHAVGLAFQVRDDILDIEGESSVIGKTAGKDAAADKPTFPSIIGLEASRARLADLVDDALDAIAPLGERGEWLAELARYSATRGH encoded by the coding sequence TTGATTCCTCCCGCACCGACTGACCTGCCGGCCCATCTCAAGGCGCTGGCCGGCCGTGCCGATGACGCGCTCGCGCGCGCACTGCCCGGCGAGAACGATCCCCCCGTCGAACTGCACCGTGCCATGCGCTACGCCGTGCTCGGCGGCGGCAAGCGCATACGCCCCTTGCTGGTCTACGCGGCGGGCCACGCCTTGGGCATCGACGATGCACGCCTGGATGCGCCGGCCTGCGCCGTGGAGATCATCCACGCCTATTCCCTCGTCCACGACGACCTGCCCGCGATGGACGACGACGCCTTGCGGCGCGGGCGCCCCACCTGCCACATCGTGTTCGGCGAGGCCATGGCCATCCTGGCGGGCGATGCCCTGCAAGCGCTGGCCTTCGAAATCCTGGCGCACGACGAAGCGGGTATCGATGCCCATGCGCGCATCGCGATGCTGCGTGCGCTGGGTGCCGCCTGCGGCGCGGAAGGCATGGCCGGCGGACAGGCCTTCGACCTTTCCGCGGTGGGCAAGCGCCTGACGCTGGGCGAACTGGAGCGGATGCACGCCTATAAGACCGGCGCGCTGATCCGCGCGTCGGTCAAGCTGGGTGCACTGGCGGCGGGATGCCGGGACGACGACCTCCTGGACCGGCTCGACCGCTACGGCCACGCCGTGGGGCTGGCCTTCCAGGTACGCGACGACATCCTCGACATCGAGGGCGAGTCGTCGGTGATCGGCAAGACGGCGGGCAAGGATGCCGCGGCGGACAAACCGACCTTTCCGTCGATCATCGGGCTGGAGGCGTCGCGGGCGCGTCTGGCCGATTTGGTCGACGATGCGCTCGATGCCATCGCGCCGTTGGGTGAGCGAGGGGAATGGCTCGCCGAGCTGGCGCGGTATTCGGCAACGCGCGGGCACTAG
- a CDS encoding DUF4870 domain-containing protein codes for MSTPSDSFPPPPPPSPPPYEPVPPVSNTDDKNLAMLTHLSGIIFSVIVPLIVWLIHKDRSDKAYLVTEAKEALNFQLTVLIGYVICWILTFILIGAFLTPLLWLANLIFCIIAAVRVSSDGSYRYPFALRLVS; via the coding sequence ATGAGTACGCCGTCCGATTCGTTCCCGCCTCCGCCGCCGCCCTCGCCGCCGCCTTACGAGCCGGTTCCTCCCGTCTCGAACACCGACGACAAGAACCTGGCCATGCTCACGCACCTGTCGGGCATCATCTTCAGCGTGATCGTGCCGCTGATCGTCTGGCTCATCCATAAAGACCGTTCGGACAAGGCCTACCTGGTCACCGAAGCCAAGGAGGCCCTCAACTTCCAGCTCACCGTGCTCATCGGTTACGTGATCTGCTGGATCCTCACCTTCATCCTCATCGGCGCGTTCCTCACGCCGCTGCTTTGGTTGGCCAACCTCATCTTCTGCATCATCGCGGCGGTGAGGGTGAGTTCGGACGGGAGCTATCGATATCCGTTCGCGCTACGCCTGGTGAGCTGA
- the pmbA gene encoding metalloprotease PmbA — protein MSHVSTLDSSHQDLDRLAELAEDTIRRARAAGASQAEVSASIDVGLNVNVRLAEVETVEHTRDRGFSLTVYFGQRKGSASTADLNPDSIQATIDQACAIARFTEEDPAAGLADPDRMATVFPDLDLWHPWDLDVDRAIALGRDIEDAGRAMVGITNSDGASVNAGQSLSVYANSHGFVGRERGTRHSLSVALIAGDDEGMQRDYWYDTVRDAREFMDAGELGRKAAERTLSRLGARRLGTRQAPVLFSPDVSRSLLGHLLGAVSGGSLYRRSSFLVDHAGKQILPSWFRIDEKPLVPRGMGSSVFDAEGVATVESPLVVDGVLERYVLGSYSARKLGLTSTGNAGGIHNLYVKANGGDFADMLARLGTGLLVTEVMGQGVSIVTGDYSRGASGFWVENGRIAYPVEEITIAANLRDMYANLVAVGSDVDHRSHVLTGSWLVEKMTIAGE, from the coding sequence GTGAGCCACGTTTCCACCCTCGATAGCAGCCACCAGGACCTCGACCGTCTCGCCGAACTGGCCGAGGACACCATCCGCCGTGCCAGGGCGGCCGGAGCCAGCCAGGCGGAAGTCTCGGCCAGCATCGACGTGGGCCTGAACGTGAACGTGCGCCTGGCCGAGGTGGAGACCGTCGAGCACACCCGCGACCGCGGTTTCTCGCTCACGGTCTATTTCGGCCAGCGCAAGGGTTCGGCCAGCACCGCCGACCTCAATCCCGACTCCATCCAGGCCACCATCGATCAGGCCTGCGCGATCGCCCGGTTCACCGAGGAAGACCCGGCCGCCGGCCTCGCCGACCCGGATCGCATGGCCACCGTCTTCCCCGACCTCGACCTGTGGCATCCGTGGGATCTCGACGTGGATCGGGCCATCGCGCTGGGCCGCGACATCGAGGACGCCGGCCGCGCCATGGTGGGCATCACCAACTCCGACGGCGCCAGCGTGAACGCCGGCCAGAGCCTCTCGGTGTATGCCAACTCGCACGGCTTCGTCGGTCGCGAGCGCGGCACCCGCCACTCGCTGTCCGTGGCGCTGATCGCCGGCGACGACGAGGGCATGCAGCGCGACTATTGGTACGACACGGTGCGCGATGCCCGTGAATTCATGGACGCCGGCGAACTGGGCCGCAAGGCGGCCGAGCGCACGCTGTCGCGCCTCGGTGCCCGCCGCCTCGGTACGCGCCAGGCGCCGGTGCTGTTTTCGCCGGACGTGTCCCGCTCGCTGCTCGGCCACCTGCTCGGCGCGGTGAGCGGCGGGTCGCTGTATCGGCGTTCGAGCTTCCTGGTCGACCATGCGGGCAAGCAGATCCTGCCCTCCTGGTTCCGCATCGACGAAAAGCCCCTGGTGCCGCGCGGCATGGGTTCGTCGGTGTTCGACGCCGAGGGCGTCGCCACCGTCGAGTCGCCGCTGGTGGTCGACGGCGTGCTCGAGCGCTACGTGCTGGGCAGCTATTCGGCACGCAAGCTGGGCCTTACCAGCACCGGCAACGCGGGCGGTATCCACAATCTCTACGTGAAGGCCAACGGCGGCGACTTCGCCGACATGCTGGCCAGGCTCGGCACCGGACTGCTCGTCACCGAGGTGATGGGGCAGGGCGTGTCCATCGTCACCGGCGACTACTCGCGCGGCGCCTCGGGCTTCTGGGTCGAAAACGGCCGGATCGCCTACCCGGTGGAAGAGATCACCATCGCGGCGAACCTGCGCGACATGTACGCCAACCTGGTGGCGGTGGGCAGCGATGTCGACCACCGGTCCCACGTGCTGACCGGTTCCTGGCTCGTCGAGAAGATGACCATCGCCGGGGAGTGA
- a CDS encoding DUF1653 domain-containing protein produces the protein MSIRVGYYRHYKGMPYRVLGIAHDGDTLEELVAYKPLYGGHGLSVRPLSKFTDMVERDGRLQPRFAFEREAEDVLTPFMEQIS, from the coding sequence ATGAGCATCCGTGTCGGCTACTACCGCCACTACAAAGGCATGCCTTATCGCGTGCTGGGAATCGCCCACGACGGCGATACCCTCGAAGAACTGGTGGCCTACAAGCCGCTTTATGGCGGACACGGGCTGTCCGTGAGGCCGCTGAGCAAGTTCACCGACATGGTCGAGCGCGACGGCCGACTGCAGCCTCGCTTCGCCTTCGAGCGCGAGGCCGAAGACGTCCTCACGCCCTTCATGGAGCAGATATCGTGA
- the yjgA gene encoding ribosome biogenesis factor YjgA → MKPFDQAPRDDDEEDFGPSRSELRRNALDMLKLANQLVELPPTRIPKLGLPEDIVDEIGRTRKVTSHIARKRQMAYLAKQMRRHGDEAFVNARAALGEDRDRQRQEAAHMHRLEAAREKLLEGGDVALGELFDKHPDLDRQHLRSLVRQARAEREANKPLHAFREIYRILKELEAGE, encoded by the coding sequence GTGAAGCCGTTCGACCAAGCCCCTCGCGACGACGACGAAGAAGACTTCGGCCCGAGCCGCAGCGAGTTGCGCCGCAACGCGCTGGACATGCTGAAGCTGGCCAACCAGCTCGTCGAGTTGCCGCCCACCCGCATCCCCAAGCTCGGCCTGCCCGAAGACATCGTCGACGAGATCGGCCGCACGCGAAAGGTCACCTCGCATATCGCGCGCAAGCGGCAGATGGCGTATCTCGCCAAGCAGATGCGTCGGCACGGCGACGAGGCGTTCGTGAACGCGCGTGCCGCCCTGGGCGAGGATCGCGATCGCCAGCGCCAGGAAGCCGCGCACATGCATCGCCTGGAGGCGGCGCGCGAGAAGCTGCTGGAAGGAGGCGACGTGGCGCTGGGCGAGCTGTTCGACAAGCATCCGGACCTGGATCGCCAGCACCTTCGCTCGCTGGTGCGCCAGGCCCGCGCGGAGCGCGAGGCGAACAAACCGTTGCACGCGTTCCGGGAGATCTACCGGATCCTCAAGGAACTCGAAGCGGGCGAGTGA